One Takifugu rubripes chromosome 2, fTakRub1.2, whole genome shotgun sequence genomic region harbors:
- the coch gene encoding cochlin isoform X2, producing MSLLSVLQPLTGLFFLVSSSLSSASSVLLPVDCVTRGADLAQDRSLVLCPPACTQGRVSVFGTRTFASVSSVCGAAIHRGVLGPSGGPVRVHKLPGRHNYLSSLSHGVQSQALSHWSSSFSVTKPVSAPLELTSATSATALPAAQPAKKPTKKKLTVKKALTTGNKDCKIDIAMVIDSSNNIGQRRFNLQKNFLIKLAAMLKVGQTGPHIGVIQASDTPRTEFLLTNYTQPKELLFAIKELAYLGGDSNTGRAITHTTETFFNQESGGRRGYPRVMVVLIDGWPSDSLEQAAMLAREFGINVFLVSVAKPAPEELPMVPDKDFMKKAVCRDNGFFSYGIPSWFSTTKHVKALSQRLCSLDSLVCSKSCFNSVNIGFLIDGSSSVGHGNFQLVLEFLAGVAGTFDISDVGARIGAVQYTYDQRLEFGLLDHPTKDDVLAALRRISYMSGGTATGEAISYCAQNLFRRTAPGRNFLIVVTDGQSYDDVRRPAMEARAQGITIFSVGVAWAPLDDLRAMSSEPKDSHTFFTRDFSGLSELVPVLVRGICRDFSEKN from the exons TGCTGCTGCCGGTGGACTGTGTGACCCGCGGCGCCGACCTGGCCCAGGACAGGTCCCTGGTTCTGTGTCCGCCAGCCTGCACGCAGGGGCGAGTGTCCGTGTTCGGGACCAGAACCTTCGCCTCCGTGTCGTCCGTTTGTGGAGCCGCCATCCACAG AGGCGTTCTGGGCCCCTCCGGAGGCCCCGTCAGGGTCCACAAACTACCGGGACGACACAACTACCTGAGCTCGCTCTCTCACGGCGTCCAGTCCCAGGCTCTGTCCCACTggtcctcctccttcagcgTCACCA AACCAGTTAGTGCTCCACTGGAGTTGACCAGTGCTACCAGTGCCACCGCCCTGCCTGCAGCACAGCCAG caAAGAAACCAACAAAGAAGAAACTGACGGTGAAGAAAGCTCTGACGACTGGAAACAAag actgtaaGATTGACATCGCCATGGTGATTGACAGCAGTAACAACATCGGACAGCGACGCTTCAACCTGCAGAAGAACTTTCTGATCAAACTGGCGGCCATGTTGAAAGTGGGACAAACGGGACCGCATATAGGTGTGATCCAGGCcag tgacaCTCCCAGGACAGAATTCTTACTAACAAACTACACTCAGCCTAAAGAGTTGCTGTTTGCCATTAAAGAGTTGGCGTATCTGGGCGGAGACAGcaacacag GAAGGGCCATCACACACACGACAGAGACCTTCTTCAACCAGGAGAGCGGCGGGAGGCGGGGCTACCCGCGGGTCATGGTGGTGCTGATTGACGGCTGGCCTTCGGACAGCCTGGAGCAGGCGGCCATGTTGGCCAGAGAGTTTGGCATCAACGTCTTCCTGGTGTCCGTGGCCAAACCGGCGCCCGAGGAGCTGCCGATGGTGCCGGACAAGGACTTCATGAAGAAG GCGGTGTGTCGAGACAACGGATTCTTCAGTTACGGGATCCCCAGCTGGTTCAGCACCACCAAACACGTCAAAGCTCTCAGCCAGAGACTCTGCTCGCTGGACAGCCTGGTCTGCA GTAAATCCTGCTTCAACTCGGTGAACATCGGCTTCCTCATCGATGGGTCCTCCAGCGTCGGACACGGGAACTTCCAGCTGGTCCTGGAGTTCCTGGCGGGAGTCGCAGGAACCTTCGACATCTCTGACGTCGGCGCTCGAATCG GGGCGGTGCAGTACACCTACGATCAGAGGCTGGAGTTCGGACTCCTTGATCATCCCACCAAGGACGACGTTCTCGCCGCCCTGAGGAGGATCTCCTACATGAGCGGAGGAACGGCCACCGGGGAGGCCATCAGTTACTGCGCCCAGAACCTGTTCAG GCGAACAGCACCAGGCCGCAACTTCCTCATAGTTGTGACAGATGGTCAATCGTACGATGACGTCAGAAGACCAGCGATGGAAGCACGGGcgcaag GAATAACCATATTCtcggtgggcgtggcctgggCTCCGCTGGATGACCTTCGAGCCATGTCATCGGAGCCGAAGGACAGTCACACCTTCTTCACCAGGGATTTCAGCGGGCTGAGCGAGTTGGTCCCGGTTCTGGTCCGAGGAATCTGTCGAGACTTCTCCGAGAAAAACTGA
- the coch gene encoding cochlin isoform X1, with protein MSLLSVLQPLTGLFFLVSSSLSSASSVLLPVDCVTRGADLAQDRSLVLCPPACTQGRVSVFGTRTFASVSSVCGAAIHRGVLGPSGGPVRVHKLPGRHNYLSSLSHGVQSQALSHWSSSFSVTKPVSAPLELTSATSATALPAAQPAKKPTKKKLTVKKALTTGNKDCKIDIAMVIDSSNNIGQRRFNLQKNFLIKLAAMLKVGQTGPHIGVIQASDTPRTEFLLTNYTQPKELLFAIKELAYLGGDSNTGRAITHTTETFFNQESGGRRGYPRVMVVLIDGWPSDSLEQAAMLAREFGINVFLVSVAKPAPEELPMVPDKDFMKKAVCRDNGFFSYGIPSWFSTTKHVKALSQRLCSLDSLVCSKTQGKSCFNSVNIGFLIDGSSSVGHGNFQLVLEFLAGVAGTFDISDVGARIGAVQYTYDQRLEFGLLDHPTKDDVLAALRRISYMSGGTATGEAISYCAQNLFRRTAPGRNFLIVVTDGQSYDDVRRPAMEARAQGITIFSVGVAWAPLDDLRAMSSEPKDSHTFFTRDFSGLSELVPVLVRGICRDFSEKN; from the exons TGCTGCTGCCGGTGGACTGTGTGACCCGCGGCGCCGACCTGGCCCAGGACAGGTCCCTGGTTCTGTGTCCGCCAGCCTGCACGCAGGGGCGAGTGTCCGTGTTCGGGACCAGAACCTTCGCCTCCGTGTCGTCCGTTTGTGGAGCCGCCATCCACAG AGGCGTTCTGGGCCCCTCCGGAGGCCCCGTCAGGGTCCACAAACTACCGGGACGACACAACTACCTGAGCTCGCTCTCTCACGGCGTCCAGTCCCAGGCTCTGTCCCACTggtcctcctccttcagcgTCACCA AACCAGTTAGTGCTCCACTGGAGTTGACCAGTGCTACCAGTGCCACCGCCCTGCCTGCAGCACAGCCAG caAAGAAACCAACAAAGAAGAAACTGACGGTGAAGAAAGCTCTGACGACTGGAAACAAag actgtaaGATTGACATCGCCATGGTGATTGACAGCAGTAACAACATCGGACAGCGACGCTTCAACCTGCAGAAGAACTTTCTGATCAAACTGGCGGCCATGTTGAAAGTGGGACAAACGGGACCGCATATAGGTGTGATCCAGGCcag tgacaCTCCCAGGACAGAATTCTTACTAACAAACTACACTCAGCCTAAAGAGTTGCTGTTTGCCATTAAAGAGTTGGCGTATCTGGGCGGAGACAGcaacacag GAAGGGCCATCACACACACGACAGAGACCTTCTTCAACCAGGAGAGCGGCGGGAGGCGGGGCTACCCGCGGGTCATGGTGGTGCTGATTGACGGCTGGCCTTCGGACAGCCTGGAGCAGGCGGCCATGTTGGCCAGAGAGTTTGGCATCAACGTCTTCCTGGTGTCCGTGGCCAAACCGGCGCCCGAGGAGCTGCCGATGGTGCCGGACAAGGACTTCATGAAGAAG GCGGTGTGTCGAGACAACGGATTCTTCAGTTACGGGATCCCCAGCTGGTTCAGCACCACCAAACACGTCAAAGCTCTCAGCCAGAGACTCTGCTCGCTGGACAGCCTGGTCTGCAGTAAGACccaag GTAAATCCTGCTTCAACTCGGTGAACATCGGCTTCCTCATCGATGGGTCCTCCAGCGTCGGACACGGGAACTTCCAGCTGGTCCTGGAGTTCCTGGCGGGAGTCGCAGGAACCTTCGACATCTCTGACGTCGGCGCTCGAATCG GGGCGGTGCAGTACACCTACGATCAGAGGCTGGAGTTCGGACTCCTTGATCATCCCACCAAGGACGACGTTCTCGCCGCCCTGAGGAGGATCTCCTACATGAGCGGAGGAACGGCCACCGGGGAGGCCATCAGTTACTGCGCCCAGAACCTGTTCAG GCGAACAGCACCAGGCCGCAACTTCCTCATAGTTGTGACAGATGGTCAATCGTACGATGACGTCAGAAGACCAGCGATGGAAGCACGGGcgcaag GAATAACCATATTCtcggtgggcgtggcctgggCTCCGCTGGATGACCTTCGAGCCATGTCATCGGAGCCGAAGGACAGTCACACCTTCTTCACCAGGGATTTCAGCGGGCTGAGCGAGTTGGTCCCGGTTCTGGTCCGAGGAATCTGTCGAGACTTCTCCGAGAAAAACTGA